In the Geobacter sp. FeAm09 genome, one interval contains:
- a CDS encoding substrate-binding domain-containing protein: protein MKMFSRLCLTLALIAGLCSAASAGERLRMSTTTSTENSGLLKVLLPPFEKKYNCTVDVISVGTGKALKLGETGDVDVVLVHARALEDAFVAAGFGVNRRDVMYNDFIIIGPANDPAGVKSAKTAADAFKHIAAARAPFISRGDESGTHQKEKEIWKAAGMKPAGTWYVESGQGMGEVITMATERRAYTLADRGTYNAYRSGKTDLKTVFEGEKGLFNPYGVIAVNPKRFPHVKNALAMKFIDYITGPEGQKVIATFRVHGDPVFFTYGTKGR from the coding sequence ATGAAGATGTTTTCGAGACTCTGCCTGACCCTGGCCCTGATCGCGGGCTTGTGCAGCGCAGCCAGTGCCGGCGAGCGCCTGCGCATGTCCACCACCACCTCCACCGAAAATTCGGGACTGCTCAAGGTGCTCCTGCCCCCTTTTGAAAAGAAGTACAACTGCACGGTTGACGTCATCTCCGTCGGCACCGGCAAGGCCCTGAAACTGGGGGAGACCGGCGATGTGGATGTGGTGCTGGTGCACGCCCGCGCCCTTGAGGACGCCTTTGTGGCCGCCGGTTTCGGGGTCAACCGCCGGGACGTCATGTATAACGACTTTATCATCATCGGCCCCGCCAACGATCCGGCCGGGGTCAAGAGCGCCAAAACCGCCGCCGATGCCTTCAAGCACATCGCCGCCGCCCGGGCCCCCTTCATCTCCCGCGGCGACGAGTCCGGCACCCACCAGAAGGAGAAGGAGATCTGGAAGGCTGCGGGCATGAAACCTGCCGGCACATGGTACGTGGAGTCGGGCCAGGGCATGGGCGAGGTCATCACCATGGCCACCGAGCGGCGGGCCTACACCCTGGCCGACCGGGGCACCTACAACGCCTACCGCTCCGGCAAGACCGACCTGAAGACCGTCTTCGAGGGGGAGAAGGGACTTTTCAACCCCTACGGCGTCATCGCCGTCAACCCCAAGCGTTTCCCCCATGTCAAGAACGCCCTGGCCATGAAGTTCATCGACTACATCACCGGTCCCGAGGGACAGAAGGTCATTGCGACCTTCCGGGTCCACGGGGACCCGGTCTTCTTCACCTACGGCACGAAGGGGCGCTGA